AGGCCGCCCTGCTTGAGCGCCTCGGTGATGGTCTCCCACCCGTACTGCACCAGCTTGCTGGCGTAGCCCGGGTCGATGCCCTCCTCCACCATCTTGTCGAAGCAGAGCAGCGCGCCGGTCTGCAGCATGCCGCAGAGGATGGTCTGCTCGCCCATGAGGTCGCTCTTCACCTCGGCGATGAAGCTGGACTCGAGCACGCCCGCGCGGTCACCACCGGTCGCGGCGGCGTAGGCCTTCGCGATCTCGAGGCCGTCACCGTTGGGGTCGTTCTCGGTGTGCACGGCGATGAGCGTGGGCACGCCGAAGCCGCGCTTGTACTCCTCGCGCACCTCGGTGCCCGGGCACTTGGGGGCCACCATGACCACCGTGAGGTCGGGGCGAATCTTCTGGCCCTCCTCCACGATGTTGAAGCCGTGGCTGTAGGCGAGCGTGGCGCCCTGCTTCATGAGCGGCATGACGCTGGCCACGACGTCGGCGTGCTGCTTGTCGGGGGCGAGGTTGCAGACCAGGTCGGCCGTGGGGATCATCTCGTCGTAGTTGCCGACCTTGAAGCCGTTCTGCGACGCGTTCAGGAAGCTCTGGCGCTTGCTGTCGATGGCGCCCTGGCGCAGCGCGTAGCTCACGTCCAGGCCCGAGTCGCGCATGTTGAGGCCCTGGTTGAGGCCCTGCGCGCCGCAGCCCACGATGACCACCTTCTTGCCCTTGAGCTTCTCGATGCCGTTGAACTCGCTGGCGCTCATGAAGCGGCAGCGGCCGAGCTGGTCGAGCTTCTGGGCCATGGTGAGGGTGTTGAAGTAGTTCTGACGCGCCATCGTGATCTCTCCGGAAGGTGGGGTCCTTCTTTGTAAGGGGCGCGGGGCCGGCTGCCAATGTTGCGCCTGCGTCTATTTTGCGTACTCTGTGTTGCAGGAAACGCAATACGTGTCCCAAACCCTCCTCGAAGCCTACGAGCCGTTCTTGCATCTGAGCGAGACGCTTCGGTTTTCGCGCAGCGCCGAGGCGCTGGCCATGAGCCCGTCCGCGCTCACCCGCTGCATCCAGCGCTTGGAAGAAGACCTGGGCCAGGCGCTCTTCGTGCGGGACCGCCGCAAGGTGGCGCTCACGCGGGCGGGGCACATCTTCCGCGAGCACGCGCAGAAGCAGCTGGCCGCGCACCGTGAGCTGCTGGAGGCGTTGGCGGCCGAAGAGCAGTCCCCCAGCGGGGAGCTGCGCCTCGCCTGCACGGTGACGGCCTGCCACTCGGTGCTGCCCGAGCTGCTGGCGCGCTGCCGCGAGACGTTCCCGGCCATCGCGCTCCAGCTGCGCACGGGCGACGCGGCGCGCTCCCTGCAGCAGCTGCACGCCGACGAGGTGGACATGGCGGTGGTGCCCGCGCCCGACGTGCCGGACCCCGACCTGCGCTACGTGAACCTGGCGGTCACTGGGCTCACCTTCGTGGCCCCCGCGGCCGATGACGAGCTGCAGCGCCGCGCGCGTGCGGGCGGTGGCGAGTGGGATGGGCTGCCCGTGATCCTGCCGCGCCGAGGGCTCGAGCGTGACCGCGCCGACGCGTACTTCCGCGAGCAGGGCGTGACCCCCACGCGCTACGCCGAGGTGGACGGCAACGAGGCCATCCTCGCGATGGTGTCGCTCGGCTGCGGCGTGGGCCTGGTGCCCGAGCTGGTGCGCGTGGGCAGCCCGCTCCGGGACGCGATTGCGGCGGTGGACGTGAAGGACGCGCCGCCCGGGTTCGCGGTAGCGTTGTGTGCCAAGCGACGGACGCTGGAGCGCCGGGCGATGGCGGCGTTCTGGGAGCTGGCCGAGGCGCGCGCGGTGCCGGCGGTGCAGGCGGTGAAGCGCGGGAGGAAGAAGCGATGAGTGGACGCATCAGCGCGCTCGAGATGGCCGTGGGCTTCGAGATCGGCGCGTATGATCGAGTGCAGCTCGCGGACTGGGTGGATACGGAAGTCATGGCGTGCGACCGCATCGAGGGACCGCTGCTGGAGTTGACCACGCTGGGGGACAAGAGCGACCACGCCATCGTCGCGGACCTACTCGAGCTCGCGGGGGGTCTCGCTGCGGGCCGCATGCACCTCGTCATTGCGTGCATGGGTAGAATGGTCGAAGCGGAGCGCGTCGACCTGGGTCTCGCCATCGCACACCTCTACGCCCAGGCGTACGGAGGCAACGA
This portion of the Sandaracinaceae bacterium genome encodes:
- the ilvC gene encoding ketol-acid reductoisomerase, whose amino-acid sequence is MARQNYFNTLTMAQKLDQLGRCRFMSASEFNGIEKLKGKKVVIVGCGAQGLNQGLNMRDSGLDVSYALRQGAIDSKRQSFLNASQNGFKVGNYDEMIPTADLVCNLAPDKQHADVVASVMPLMKQGATLAYSHGFNIVEEGQKIRPDLTVVMVAPKCPGTEVREEYKRGFGVPTLIAVHTENDPNGDGLEIAKAYAAATGGDRAGVLESSFIAEVKSDLMGEQTILCGMLQTGALLCFDKMVEEGIDPGYASKLVQYGWETITEALKQGGLTLMLDRLSNPAKIKAFELSEELRGILRPLFEKHQDDIITGHFSTTMMADWDNDDKNLLGWRAATNESPFEKTPAGNFDIAEQEYFDHAVLMVAMCKAGVELAFECMVDVGMKPESAYYESLHETPLIANTIARKKLYEMNKVISDTAEYGCYLFSHAAVPLLAPFMAKQKSDVIGKAFGKGSQQVDNLKLLKVNQAIEAHPVEKIGAVLRGHMTAMKQIAVGG
- the ilvY gene encoding HTH-type transcriptional activator IlvY — its product is MSQTLLEAYEPFLHLSETLRFSRSAEALAMSPSALTRCIQRLEEDLGQALFVRDRRKVALTRAGHIFREHAQKQLAAHRELLEALAAEEQSPSGELRLACTVTACHSVLPELLARCRETFPAIALQLRTGDAARSLQQLHADEVDMAVVPAPDVPDPDLRYVNLAVTGLTFVAPAADDELQRRARAGGGEWDGLPVILPRRGLERDRADAYFREQGVTPTRYAEVDGNEAILAMVSLGCGVGLVPELVRVGSPLRDAIAAVDVKDAPPGFAVALCAKRRTLERRAMAAFWELAEARAVPAVQAVKRGRKKR